Part of the Vitis vinifera cultivar Pinot Noir 40024 chromosome 13, ASM3070453v1 genome is shown below.
GTCCTCAATAACCCGTCTCCATTATTGTTTCCCATTTCCCACAACATACTTATGAAACTTGTGACATGTTACAGGGGAGGACTGTTCCTGAAAATCCAGCCATACAAGACAACTAGAGCCAACAAATCATCAGATTTTGCCCCAGAAATGGTGGAAGGCTACAATAGAATATATGTTGGGAATTTGCCATGGGATATCACTGAGGATGAAGTAAGGAAATTTTTCTCACGTTGCAATGTATCATCTATTAGATTCGGTATGGACAAGGAAACACAGGAATTCCGAGGCTATGCCCATGTGGATTTCTCTGATAATCCATCTCTAACAATGGCCTTAAAGTTGGATCAAGAAATCGTGTGTGGGAGACCTGCGAAGATAAGATGTGCCGTCCCTAAGAAAGGAGCTAAGGATTACTCCACACCTGCCCCCTCAAGTGAAAAAGCTGAAAATGATGGTGGGTTAACCTCTGGCAGTGGGAAGATGAAGAGAAGGACGTGCTACGAGTGTGGTGAACGGGGCCATATTTCATCAGCTTGTCCAAAGAAGCAGGCTCCTGATTTGAAGAATTCTAGTTCAAGTTAATAGTGAATAACCACCTCTAATCATTTTCCCATTTGTCTAAGTTATTCAGATGTAGTTGTTTTAAAGATTGGTTTAGGAACTATACCTTCTTTCTTTGACTACATGCtcaattttattaatcaaaCAAATCCCCTGATTTCATGATTTTCCTATCATCCAATCATACCTTTTTCTCGCATCTTCCattttgcattatttttctGCCTCTTCATTGCCCTCGTAGCAGCTTTTTCAATTAATGGTGGGTATATGCCTGACCAATGAGGTAAACGACAGCACCACCTACAAGGCTACAAAAATCAACTAGCTTATTTTTCCTATAGTCTGCACCAAGTTGACAGATCCACAGAATCGTATACCCACCCTTGTGATCTTCCGTTACTTTGCAATAGTCTACTCCCTCTCCCATGTATAAATATCATCCATCCTTTATAAATTCAATGGGTGATCACAGTTTTAAAACAcattcataaaatattaatcttatgTAAACCTTATGTTTTCGTTGTATCAGGGGATCGATAGACAAAGCTTGGCACCATAGTTGATCAGCTCCAATACCTTTTGTATCGATCTGTTTCTTTCTGTATAACTATTGTCAGTTGTAAGTTTAATAATCctttatagttttaaaatgtATTATAGAACTAAGAGAACCAATATTTACTTCTAATACTTCCCAGAAATACAATGTTACATTTGGAAGCTCCAACTCAAGGCCATGGTAAGCCAAGTGCCTCTAATTCATGAGTTCGCTTAAGCTGAGGCTTTAGTGGGTTAAGTAGTTTCAGGTGTGGTGGGCACACGGGTCTGGTTTTGACTTTGGAAAATGGGAATGGGATTTTGTCCTCATACTCACCTTGGTCCGTGAGCATATGGTCTCCCTGATCACATCCACCgtttttaaggaaaatgttAGCATCTGCCCTTACATCTTCTATCCTATGTTCTTGAATaaggccaaaaaaacaaacagtaTGTATACTTGGTTCAAATCACAACCCCACTTGTGTGTATAGAAATAGCTAGAGGCATTATCACATGTCTAGTACAAAATATTCATCTCTACTCAAACTCAAGGTGCCCTTGTCAACGGAGTTTTAACATTAAAGTCTAAGTTTCCATCATCATAACTTTTAAGATTTCATATTAGATGTGTACTAGTTACCTTGTATGGATGTccttcaacctttttttttttttctcaaataaatactttgattttataaaaaaaaattatatggtCCAAAATCTAAAGTATTTCCTATTGGcttataatataaagaaaacatattttaaaaaaagaaaaaaaaaaaaaaaagagagagagagagagaagaagaagaaagaaggaagCTTGTAACGGGTGGTGTTTGCTGATGATTTGAGAGGAGGGACACGAATCCATTTATAAAGTAAAAATGTGTTGGTTAGCGGTTGTAGACGCGCCAACCTCCCAAGTATATAAAGAGGAACACTCATACTCTCTGCCCAAGACAAGCTCTCTAACTCTTAAGCCTTCGATAATCACAATCATTCCTTGCCTTGAATCTTGTtcctgtttggttgccgagaaaagctggtaaaagaaaagaatctaGTATTCTCCTGACAAGAACTCcgcattcattttatttatttatttatttatttctatttgcTCTGAGTTACCAAACAGTGCGACAGAGAGCTGAAGCTGAATGGTGTTTTGTTCATATCTATGTTAGTGTTGGTCTGTGCCTTTAATGGCGGTGAATTCAAAAAAGTGGGAAATTAGTCCTGAAAGAAGCAAGGTCTGGAAGGAGCCGAAGCCGATGGAAAGAAAAGCTGCCGTCGTTTACTATCTTTGTCGGAACGGCCAGCTGGAGCACCCTCATTTCATGGAGATTCCGATCTCATCTCCACAGGGACTGTTTCTCAGAGGTAAAATAGTGTAGAGAATGGTTTGTTAAATTATCGCCGATTTTGATTACGAATTTTTTGTCTGTTTCTCAGATGTTGTAGAGAGATTGAATTCTCTCAGGGGCCAAGGCATGGCGAGCATGTACTCGTGGTCTTCGAAACGgtgaattaattaatcaaaaactgGTGGTTTAATTTAAGCTCTGTTTGGAAACTGAGAAACTGAAGGAGAAagtatagattttgaaaatgtggAGCTCGGAATTTTGTTTTCTCAGTTTCCTCAGCATCCAAACAGaggatgataaaaatatttgctaACGTGATCTTTGTGCGATCTGTTTTGATTTTATCATCGTTCAGGAGCTATAGGAATGGATTTGTCTGGCACGATTTGACCGAAAACGACTTTATATACCCGACTCAGGGCCATGAATACGTACTCAAAGGAACGGAACTTCTTCAAACTTCCTTGAGCTTCGGATACTACGAAAAAATATCATCGGAAAACAAACCGGAGACAAACAACTCCGGCGACGATTGCAATTTTCCGTTCATCATTAGGAAGCGAAACCAGTCATGGGGCTCGTTCAATCCTCGCGAATACAAAGTCTACAAGGACGATCCGGCGACAGAACATGCCGGGAAAGCGATGGACGCGGCGACGCAAACCGAAGATAAACGAAGACGAAGAAGAACAGCCATAGAAGAAGGGGAAGAAGCAGAGTATGGACATTCCACGTCCACCACGGAACTCAGCAGAGAAGAGATTTCGCCACCACTTTCGAATACGAGTTCGGAGGAAGCTCCGGTGGGCCAATCAAGTGTCGCTGCGCCGTCAGCGGATATTCGGAATCAAGCGGCTGAGAATGATCGTCCGAGCGGGAGGATGAAGGCTAGTGCGGTTCTGAAGCACCTGATCAGGTGCGGGTCGGTGTCTGTCAAAGATCAAGCATCAACGGCGAGGAATGGCGGAGGGTGTGGGATGAATTTGGAGCTGCAGCGCGATGCAGGGGATTCGCTGGGCTCCAGTGGAAAGGGCGAGCTGAGGGCGCTCTTGGATATCACGCGCCTCCGCTAGTACGTCCTCATGTGTTTCTTTCTGAAGTTTGTCGAATCTACTTAACGCGTGTTATATAATTTcgcaaaatttaaaaataaaaaataaaaataaaaaaataaaaaatatatatttataaataataataaataaaaaaagagaaataaaaaaaatgaaaaatgaaaaatattacttaTTAATGTTGAATATCTTTCATTAATCATAGTGTTTGTACTTTGTACTTGTGATAAATATTACGTTTTTAATGATACGTAAGAATGAAGCATATTCATACTTGATAAATATTGTTATGCTCTGTTCTTATTTAAATTACAATTATGATAAATACTGTCATTCTCTGTTCttatttaaatttagtttatacaaaatatatgataaatcaaaacatggcttatgattatgattattagAAAACAATAACGATTTTGGTTTCTAAAATATATTGATTATGAATTTATGGGAATATttctataaatgattttaataaaaataaaataataataagaagaagaagaaaaaaaaattaccctataatttatttttattcattttttattatatattactttaaaataaaaaatacaaagaaataaaatagtgaataaaacatttttaaatggtcggacatgaaaattttgagatggACAAAATTAAATTGTTCAAAAATGTATTTTCTCAACACAAACTTTCCTTCCTGttattttgaggaaaatatcAAGCACaatatctttaaatttttagaaatcctttctttcttatttttaaaatactttgtAGAACTCAACGTgcactaaatattttttatggaaagAAACAAGGAATTATGaagcaaattaaataattcaccatttttttattagtatttattatttatgaaatatttttaaggtttaagttgaattatttaaaattttatttattatttataattaaattatgttaattaagATGAAAATGTGATATTTCATTTATTAGGGTTATAAATGTATGAGTTTCTCTTAACTTTGTGGACGTGTTTTATAGTTATAAGGACCTCTTTCagtcataatatataatatatatacaattaaatgCGGGTCATTACAAAATTATATTATAGTCGGTCTCCCGTATGGGGATTTGTTTGGGTCCATGAagggtgtttgtctatttggaTCTGTAATTTATGGAACATAATGAGGACATTATATTTACATGAAGTGTTTGTGATATGGGGAAAGAAAGCTATTAGagctatatatgtatgagttttttttaattaaaatttattcagtTTTCAAATATGGCTTTTATCATATAagataaaattagaattataaataaaaaaattatttaattaattttaattttataattaatattttgaagttAAGACCTAATATCgaataatatatatacaattaaatgCAGGTCGTtacaaaattatattaaagtCTGTCTCCCGTATGGGGATTTGTTTGGGTCCATGAagggtgtttgtctatttgaaTCTGTAATTTATGAAATACAATGAGGACATTATATTTACATGAAGAGTGTTTGTGATATGGGGAAAGAAAGCTATTAGagctatatatgtatgagttttttttaattaaaatttattcagtTTTAAAATATGGCTTTATCATATAAGATAAAATtaagattataaataaaaaatttatttaattaattttaattttataattaatattttgaagttAAGACCTAAATCgaataatattatttcttttcttaacaaaatgtaattattataatttttctaaatatttatacccattttttaattataaataaaaatgctaGATATAATTTTGAGGAGAACATTAGCAATGAAGCTCtgaaaaaaggcaaaaattCCACATAAGcactatatttttttgataaaataaagattatgcttaattaaaaaaaacacccaaaatgggaggtgaattgggtttttaaaattcttttcaatcacaacaagtTCAAgtacaatataaacaaaataaagagatagagttagaaaattcaaactcgggttttatagtggttcgacgctTTCTTACTTaggtccactctcctcaatctcctaaccgagtgagggttccactaacttgaagcttcaactaagcttccaatctctttaagattcaaacctcttgaaggctttaacactcggtttttacaagaatgaatctctcaacctagtttaaggatagctcaaatacaagacaaagctaggatgacatataagagtgcactaaaagatatgcaagtgatgatttaatacactaagaaagaaatgagagctttttggtcaagaacatgtaggtagacaattgattgcaagtgttctcttctcaataaatgaagtggagctctcaatttataggtttctaagctcaggagccaaaaacagcaaaaggtaacctcgaccggtcgagctaggggtcgaccggttccctagccgttggagcatttaatgcttgacaagttaccgttgcctcgatcGGTACTTGATTGATCCTCGACCGGGAAGAAAAGACTACtaggagagaaagagaagattTTGGGCAtccctcgaccggacaagggcaACCGGTCGACTGGTTCCCCAACCGATTGAgtcggttggccatagccttgACTGGTTGagctttttggccccgaaaacctatctttttcaattcatttcttttctaacacttagacaaGGTCTTTAAGTGAAttattatatcaattttaaaacatttttcctaaggtacatttgttaaaactcaggttttaatgaaatcgaagttttgaataataaaccgagttttttaAGTTACATGAAAtggtatgaaaatcctaagtgcattcatgcattcatcttacagtcgtttcctatgatcacaagtcttccaaaagtctcgatcttgtatccatttggtcatttgatgaattttcgagtttatgcatgagattcttaaccattaaatcaattagtcacttaaccatgatttgttattatcaaaacccgattagaaGAACCATTggactaatattttttaattgaatattaaaatggaataaaataataaaatttcacagtaaagtaaaattttcaaaaaatatatatatccttatctttttatctttcctattttatttttttttctcattttaataattttttattaatcaaattcttttaaagaaaatcctTCTCAAGACTTAATAGTTATTAGTTTACAAATTTGCAacatttctaaaagtttttttttttcgtgcAGAACAAGTTAATTTTACCTACTACgtattaatatgaaatttatttatttataagactataaattatttacaatttttacattagaataatttattttattaatgtatataaaaatattttaataaatcattttaaagtgTAGCATAAATCGGTGTTAATAACCAATTGGAAGTAAAgaagtttttcaaataaatattttaatttttaaaattatttttaaaattttattagttacaaagtattttttaatgGAGAATGATGAAATTGTGATAAAAtgttaggctatgtttggtttggagaaaatttgaagggaaatggaaaaaaatgaaagaaaataaaaaataattttaaaattgataaattaattttatatccttctttaaactaattttaatttttttttattaatttaaatatatataattttttattttattattattattattattattttgtatttttacgtaatgaaatcaaatataagaccAAAGAATTTGCAGAgttcttcataaaaaaaattctgcaatattataaaatcaaattatctgaaaacattttcaatttccaagTGTTTCCCAATCATCTTTCATTTTCACAGTCAAAAAttctagaaaagaaaacaaaatttctttccttttcagaTAAAAATGAGAACAAGGAAACAAAGTAAAAAGAGGAGGCGAGTCCATGACTTGTTCCACTCAGCTTGCTCCATTTGTGTATATAAACAACAAACCCATTGTCACTACTCCTGAAGGTGGAAAATTCATTCCAAAGCCTTTCACAAAATCTTCTCTCCATCTCTCATTCCTTCTAAACCTCATTGCATGCTCTGAAGAGCCAAATAGAAGTACAAAAACCCGCGCTCCTCTTCTGCAACAACCGCCACCTTCAACCCTTCCATCCATTTGCTCAATTCTTGTTGAAGTTGACGTTTTTGGCTCTTCCCAAGCTTTGATTCATCTGGGTCTTTGAGTTCGAATGGAACCCAGTAGAGGGCtcaagaggaagaggaagaggaagaggaagaggaaggcAGAGGCAAAGGTTGAAGAAAATGGCTTGGCTACTTCGCCACTGTCCCAACCTCTGCCCTTGGATTGGTGGGACGACTTCTCCAAGAGAATCACTGGTATGTGCATATGTATATGCTTCATAATCTCATAGTACGCAATTGTTTCTTCGCTTTTGTTGATCTGGGTCATTGAGTTTTTCTTGATTCTGTGCATTGATATTGCCCATTGTGGGAGTGCTTGGTTTGGTTTTGTACTTTTGTTGAGGGCATTCGTTAGGTTTTCTCCGTGTTCAGTGGAATTTTGGGACGTGGGTTGACGTCAGTTTTCAATAATTTGATTGACTTGGTCGTGCTTGTTTATTCAAATGTTGTGAATTGTGCCTAAATAGTGGACTCATGTGTAGTTTGCCTGATGAGAAAatctaggaaaagaaaagaaaccaaatttttaatcttaaaaagtTTAATTCTTTAGGACCTGAGGTAAGAAAACTTCATTCTGCTAAGCCTAGTACAGCTATTTGGATTGGTACTGGccagtttttaaatttttgggaaTGAATACTTCTATATCATCTAAGATTcaagattttattttccttcattttcttttctgtcAGTTTTTGAGCAACCAAACGGAGgctaattttcttttccattctaTAAATTCAGAAAGGCATAAAAACCCTAGTCTTCTGGCTTCTCTCATCTATTATTCTTTGCAGACCCTTCCATCAAACAAGGCCGGGGTCCTTGGGATCAAGAAAGAATtcaggtttttgttttttgaaattgttGATTAACATGTGATATGATACgcataaaaggaaaatttgcAATGCAAGATTACTACAAGGATTGAAGACAGGGAATGTTTTAAATTTCCAATTGGCCATTGATGATGTTTTCCTGTATTTGGCCACATGGTCTGCAGTAGCTTCTGTTTATAGTATATCTCCATTTACTTGCCTTTATGAAGTGATCTTCGACCTTGAATTTGAAAGTTCCATGGCAAAAGGCAATTTTTGCAATGCTGCTGCAGCTTGTTGTTTGATCAAATTCAGGAAAAGTTTTGAGGATATCGTTCTTTGGATGCTTTGAAGTTGTGGAATTGG
Proteins encoded:
- the LOC100256513 gene encoding protein SOSEKI 5; translated protein: MAVNSKKWEISPERSKVWKEPKPMERKAAVVYYLCRNGQLEHPHFMEIPISSPQGLFLRDVVERLNSLRGQGMASMYSWSSKRSYRNGFVWHDLTENDFIYPTQGHEYVLKGTELLQTSLSFGYYEKISSENKPETNNSGDDCNFPFIIRKRNQSWGSFNPREYKVYKDDPATEHAGKAMDAATQTEDKRRRRRTAIEEGEEAEYGHSTSTTELSREEISPPLSNTSSEEAPVGQSSVAAPSADIRNQAAENDRPSGRMKASAVLKHLIRCGSVSVKDQASTARNGGGCGMNLELQRDAGDSLGSSGKGELRALLDITRLR